From the genome of Candidatus Tanganyikabacteria bacterium:
AGGTTACCGGGCCGTCGTATCCTTCACCTCCCCGGAGCCGGAAGATGCGGCCCGCGTCCGGTGCCATGGTACACGGGCGAGCGCGAGCGAACCCTGGCCCGCGCGCGCCCGTGACCCGCCGTCTGCTACTCGAGGCCCGCGATGCGCAGGTCCTGCGGCCATTCGACCGCATAGCCCCACGTCAGTTCCTTGCGGGAACCCGGCGGCAAGACCACTTCCCAGGTCAGCGCCCCGGGATCGCGGACGCGGTCCTTCGCGTCCCCGGTCAGGCTGACGACCACGTCCTCGCGTTGCGAGACCGGGACGGCCTCGACGACCTCCAGGCGCACCGGGACGCTCTTCTGGTTCACCAGGGCGACCTTGTAGCCGTACTCGGCCCGCTTCGTCTTGCCGATCAGGAAGCCCCTCTCGCCGGTCTGCCGCTTGAGGACGGTGCGGGACACCTTGATCTGGCGGTCGGCGCCGAACGAGACCGAGAAAGTCGCGCCGGGCGCCACGTCGTCGGGGAGGACGGCGGTGCCCACGAAGTCGGCGCCCAGGTGGGCCCGCAACTGCCCGCCCAGCAGGGGCCAGGGCGTCGTGTTGGCGAGTTCGGCCGTCAAGA
Proteins encoded in this window:
- a CDS encoding DUF4139 domain-containing protein, yielding RADRDNKAAADEAREAGEDDEDMPEEKVATLDAALRDGGTAVQFEAARPVTLPGDGRPHLVPIGERTVLATASYRVVPRLSPHAFLTAELANTTPWPLLGGQLRAHLGADFVGTAVLPDDVAPGATFSVSFGADRQIKVSRTVLKRQTGERGFLIGKTKRAEYGYKVALVNQKSVPVRLEVVEAVPVSQREDVVVSLTGDAKDRVRDPGALTWEVVLPPGSRKELTWGYAVEWPQDLRIAGLE